ttgtttccatAACTGGTTTTTTCTCTTCCTCCGACTTCCCAAACATGTTTTTGCAAAACTGTTTCTCTCCAGTCTTGGTATTGCCTacgttttttttctaactttagcATAATTACATTGATGCTTTTTTCATATGGCTTGTGTTTCTTGGCTTTGTTTAAGTAATATTCAGCTCTTTCGTATTCTTCAGTCTTGTCCAGTGCTACCCCCATCCTATATAGGCCTTTCGGATTTTCTGGATCCAGTTTCAATGCTAAGTCGGAATATATTATAGCTTTATTTGGATTATTCAAATTcaaataactttgagcaagatttaaatataactttaacAAATAACCATTTCGCTTTTGATCTTCTTCTTCATTACTAACAGAAACGTCTTCCAGTAATTTAACCATATGACGATACCGAGCTATTGCAGGTTTGTATAAACGCCTTCTAAATAAATCATTGCCTGTttgattttcaaaatgataaatttctgCTATTTTTTCGAAAGGAGCTCTTTTTTGATCTTCTGGAGTCATGTCCTCATACTCAATAGCAGCCTTGCTATCAATGAAATGAATAATTTCCACTTCATAAAAAACTTCTGCACCACCAGGAATACGAGGAGGACATCCCATTGGACCATAAGCATAATCAGAATGAACAATAAAGCGagaaatttcctctttttttcataGATTTGATTGCTAATTCAAGACCAGGAATCAACTGCTCATCTCCCaatctattaaaaaaacattaattttaagaaataattcataaaaagaaagaagaaaacttaagaaaaagCAGCAACAATAATATTTGTGCAGCTAGAAATAACAGCCGTCTAGGAACATCACTATCATCGTTATTTTTGAATTGACTATGGGCAATTCCAAGGGTAACTGGttgacatttttaaagtaaaagaataGTTTGCCgaggaatattgcattctttagGCTGAATTCAATGGCatagtaaaattctcaaaataaattttggacactcaaaaaaattgttaaaagcatggtaactgactgacatactttttaaaatgtcaatcagttaccatgtttttaataaatatttaaaaatcctccaaaatgtatttccggattcaattataccattaaattcagcttaaaaaatacaatattccaggACAAAAGACAGTTTGTACAACGCATACTTTGTGTTGAATGATACAAAATACgcattgttttgctttaaaaatgtcagttAGTTACCCGTAGAATTGCCAGGTGAAGTTTATGTTAGCTAATCTACTGTTTCAGATCTGATATGTTACGTTTTAGTATTTGCTTTTATGCTGtacataatttattttgtgtttgagTTAAGttattactagaaaaaaaaaatcacttaaataaAAGATAGGCAACTagattgttaattttaattaaaactaagtagATATGCAACATCAGCTCAGTGGCTTAGTAGTAGGACACTGTCAACTCAGCCCAGGCCAGGGACATTTGTGATATGAAATTCccaaaaattttgggctgacaacacattctaaaactgaaaaattattttaaaaaactttcaaaacggTCTTTTTCACTGATTTTTGTAAGCACATTCAAAGAGCTTTTATGAGAAGGaagcagcgggggggggggggggggggggggagctttctcatagtttcgaaaatttcactgtcttcagaaaattttacttgagttcacTATCTCCCTTGACATCATTTCATCCCTCCAGTgggttgataaaatgagtaccaaatgtGCCTGGGAACTAAACATGGGAGGCTTGCattcggctgaccacctaaccgaaACATCTGCAGTGCATAAAGTGACACTACACGGTGCAAGGCAGATATTCTTTGGTTAGCCCTTGGTCACCAGAACTGGGATGAGGAAGTAGGCATTGTCCCCCCATGGGCTGTTGCACCATTGAGTTTAGTTTAAGTGTTTATCATCATGTGAATAGGATATGTTACATTCAAATCTCATGTTCTTACCAGTTAAAAACAACTTAAAGACGTGatattgagggggaaaaaaactcttacagctaattttatacaaaaagagtTGAGCAATTTCAGTCGCAGAGATTTATTGCAAAGTGGTACTCAAATGGAGCAACAATATAgagcaactgaaaaaaaaaaaaaagtcctgtgGGGCTATTATATCACCAAAGGATTCAAGGCACTCGGTCAATCACTGACAAAATTGGAATGCAAAGTTGCAATGGATTCACCCTATGTTTCACACGGAAAGCcttgcagtgttgccagattgggggaaatctggtgctctctggggaaatgagttttgaggggaattctttgggggaaaaaattttttcttggggaaaacctaggggaaagaaaaaacttcagggaaaaagaattctttttcgtatttagattcacgacaagaagtagtagttacattcagtaaattaccgcccattagccagggctaaagcagagaaatacatgaaatacaccgccagctcagtcattttcagccgaggactgcagtttcgtgcttattagcactcatcagcccagcataggaaagtgactgagctggagatgaaaaacctcttatggtctgtgctaattctacattagctaccagtttgtttggccctcttggcttccataagaagttttccatctccagctcagtcactttcctatgccgggctgatgagtgctaataagcacgaaactgcagtcctcagctggaaatgggctgagctggcggtgtatttcatgtagtagttacattgtttgtatctaacagcgttggtttagctttgctaaactttatggaattcgcattaatgttctgcgtgagtaacaagttgatacgtgaaacaggtaaaaataagtgtgatgaagaatgttcttggataaatatatacaaaatcgtagtttaaatgtacatacagaagcagagtagtaaatgcaagtagaaaaaaaaaacatttagctatttcttatctctcggtcagtgcgcttgtatttatgactagtggcacctgcacggctttgcccgcagtagaaaattaaaaggtttttggtTCCCTTGTATACAGTGGAAGACCATTACAAcgcgacctatataacgcaattctctataaaccgcataacttttcagaagtaaacaataggttttggaagcttaaaaagatccctctgttttgctttgcaaacataaaaattgttaggcaaattaaattttgaaagtttttcatgttTCCATctaaattcaaagcttttaaatttaaaatttgtactcatagtaaaccaaaaaataccagatggctcttgaaaatgcagctgtttatgcgaaccatgaagctagcagaagtgcaggataatgcactatCTTTTGATagagaaacatatttatttgtgaataactaattgtaatattggtgctttaatacttaTTGCAGATAAAACACATTCTGAAGAGCTAATATATAGATgtattctgaatgttagtttcaaaatttctgaaatgatTTATATAAAGCAagaacctgtataatgcaaaagctctggtcccaaggtgtgcgttataacggtctttctactgtatttacaaataatgcatgatgaatttctcgccaattggcttgcccaggttacggttccacattatgatagcttagtaatttactcgtccaacttatgataattttgctcgggaaaatgttcttaaaattggaacagaaaaagaacaaaatccaattttcgaaaaatcgctttgaggtgcataccactacgctacaa
This window of the Uloborus diversus isolate 005 chromosome 4, Udiv.v.3.1, whole genome shotgun sequence genome carries:
- the LOC129221260 gene encoding LOW QUALITY PROTEIN: inactive peptidyl-prolyl cis-trans isomerase FKBP6-like (The sequence of the model RefSeq protein was modified relative to this genomic sequence to represent the inferred CDS: deleted 2 bases in 2 codons) → MASVSANRGFTRSELENGVEFEVEPNENGSEHSDEDDSFDDVRFEEFKSALADTGEPAPGSVPFSVLKEKMEPLTEDGKVLKKIVKWGTGVVLPEKSVVMMHYEGYFENEKQPFDSTRLRNRPYKFLLGDEQLIPGLELAIKSMKKEEISRFIVHSDYAYGPMGCPPRIPGGAEVFYEVEIIHFIDSKAAIEYEDMTPEDQKRAPFEKIAEIYHFENQTGNDLFRRRLYKPAIARYRHMVKLLEDVSVSNEEEDQKRNGYLLKLYLNLAQSYLNLNNPNKAIIYSDLALKLDPENPKGLYRMGVALDKTEEYERAEYYLNKAKKHKPYEKSINVIMLKLEKKRRQYQDWEKQFCKNMFGKSEEEKKPVMETKENKEFLNIIESEIQKFMESNETELKFSSGYTDSQIQVVQNLANQYGLAFVSKIQDNRKVIKIAKKV